Part of the candidate division WOR-3 bacterium genome, GCTCCAACCATTCACGGGATAAAGTCACCGTGACTTTCTGGCACGCCATGGGAGGCAAGTTGGGGACCACGCTCGACAGCCTTGTGGAAGAATTCAACTCTCAGCACGCTGAAATTCGTATTGTAGCGACTTCCGTAGGAAACTACGGAGCGCTCGCGCAGAAACTCATGGCATCAGTAATGGCTGGAAAACCGCCCGTGATAGCCCAGAGCTACGAATCCTGGACGGACCAATTCAGGGAGGCCGGCGCAATAGTCCCTCTCAACTCTTTCGTGAATTCAGACGCCGGGTACACAGAAGTCGAAATTAATGACTATTTCACGCCTATCTGGAACAATAATATATGGGGCGACACCATTTGGAGCATGCCGTTTAACAAAAGCCTCGGCGTCGTATTTTACAACTACGACTACTTCGATTCTCTGGGCACAGGATTCCCCTCCACATGGGAAAACATGCTCGGAGCGTGTTCGGTTTATTCTTCTCCCGAAAATGAACTTTACGCTTTCGCAATGCCTTCCAATACATGGTTTTTCGAAACAGCTCTTTTCCAAAGAGGGGGCGCCCTGCTGGAAGAAACAAATGGCGAAGTCTTCTTCGACGACAGTTTAGCCGTTTCACTTCTCGAAGAGCTCAAAAAACTCACAGACGAAGAAAGAATTTGCTATCTCGGTTCCGGCTACCAGTCTCAGGATGAATTTGTCACGGGCAGAACAATAATTTCATGGGGAAGCGTGGTCTCATACTCTTATATGATGAAAAAAAATCCTTCTTTTAGAATCGGGGTCTCGACACTCCCCCCGCCGACCGGCGGAAAAGATGTCAGCGTGATTGCGGGCACGAATATTATAATATTCTCCAAATCATCCCCCGAGCAGCAAGTTGCCGCGTGGGAATTCATAAA contains:
- a CDS encoding ABC transporter substrate-binding protein, whose amino-acid sequence is MKKIRLLLPLFLTVLISTCSNHSRDKVTVTFWHAMGGKLGTTLDSLVEEFNSQHAEIRIVATSVGNYGALAQKLMASVMAGKPPVIAQSYESWTDQFREAGAIVPLNSFVNSDAGYTEVEINDYFTPIWNNNIWGDTIWSMPFNKSLGVVFYNYDYFDSLGTGFPSTWENMLGACSVYSSPENELYAFAMPSNTWFFETALFQRGGALLEETNGEVFFDDSLAVSLLEELKKLTDEERICYLGSGYQSQDEFVTGRTIISWGSVVSYSYMMKKNPSFRIGVSTLPPPTGGKDVSVIAGTNIIIFSKSSPEQQVAAWEFIKWFNSPEVQAVWAINTGYIPTRRSSLRIEEMVNYLSEIPGSDEVYRKIDWAVSEPKIGAWFSGRIYLSQAIEYTLRGVMPADQSLKMASEKLRHDISESF